Genomic window (Cucumis sativus cultivar 9930 chromosome 2, Cucumber_9930_V3, whole genome shotgun sequence):
aaaagaattaaataaaaatatagctTACTATTTTATGCATGTGAGGAAgtcaaataaacattttatattcCTATCAAActttacataatttttaatgGGATTTTTTTGtaaccaaatttgaatgaGATTCATATACATAATTTGATTCTACATAGATCACATGTACTATTCATTATTTATCCTTTGTTAAAGTTTTAGTAACAGAcaaatatgattattattggTAAGTAAATAAAGTCAGCAAGTAATAACATTTGTATTTatgttactatatatatatatatatatgttagtgTGATGGTTTAGTTGAAGTTGTCTAACAagtaatttgaataaaatagtaaaagagaaagttcaataaaataaactaaaagaataagTGGGAGAGATGGGTGGAAGGCATAGGCATAGGCAGGATTCTACTTCGCACATTCCGCCACCTTTGGGTGACACttcattcatcttctttccATTTCCCATAGCGTTTACCTTTcattaataattcatttatatatatgtatgggTTCTCGTAGAAGTAGAGAACGTAATGTCATAATGTCAATTACCAAACACAACACTCTAATAATTCTCTAATGGTTAAGTTAGTTAGAAATTATGATACCTTAACATCAATAATTAATGAGTTGAATgtgacacattttttttctttcaaaaagaGGGCCAAGAAATTAGCTAGGAGAAAGTTATTGGTTCGattaggttttaaaaaagtgCACCACTTTTGAACTAAAAGCAAACGTACCCTATTCATAAACTAATCCAAAGTGTGATGTGTGATGTGTGATATTAATCTCAACCCATACTTTAGGTGATCTCATTTAATTGGACTAGTAGTATGTGTcttcataaattatttagttgGTAACCTACCTAAAAAGAGGAATGCAttaaaaaatgacataaaaagTGAACACCTTAGGGTATGAATAGTGTTTAGTGAGAGATACAAACTTTTTCCCTCTTGTAAGTAGATATAATATTCTTTATGGACTTTGTAgtattaaattatatcaatggAGTATGGGTTAGAGATAATGAAtcaacaattttgttaaacTATACAATATccatgaaatatttaaaagataaaacagCAGCAAAATTTAATCTGCTATGGTTGTAATATTATagctaattaatattttaactcatttaaaAACGTAAAATgtttatctattaattttgataCATCGATAAAAGTGTATTGTCGTTCACAAACTTaactatattaatttataattttttaaaaatattgctatatgtTTAACTATTATCCCTAAAATTGCTATCCATTTTAATTacccaaaataataaacatgatGAATTTTAAACATGTACAACGAAAATCAAATCGAAATTTTACCATAATTAgctcaggattaagattaagttaatTAGTTCAtgatctaaggataattttGTGTGTGAACAAAATTTCATGGTTAGCTCAGGATTAAGATTTAATTAcataggtcatcaataatcgaaATAGCCAACTCTATACAGTCAACGATGTTATAATGcaaaagtgactatttcatgttctagtcttatgtaaacttttTACATATGATGCCCTCACTTTCATATCTCTATATGAACGATAATTCGGGATCACATTGTTTGTACTAACTATAAAGTGAGTTGCATTCATAATGTCCCTAGAATAAAATGTCCAATAATTTCTCGAtaataactttattgaatataatatgattttagGTTACAAACTACGAGTGTTATGACATAAACTCTAACAAGACGTTGTagctataaagaataaaaaaatgataaatgtaaaaatagtaaaaactgtagcaaaattgaagttttaaaatattgtttactGTAGCTAATTagaagttttaaatatttattgtaacGTGAGATATGATTGTTAGTCTTAGATAGTCATTGCACTAAATGGTCTCTCAAACTTTACATTATTTCACACTTAAGTTGATTTACGTCTTAAATTGTGTGGGATAAACACCAAACtgaaatacaattttttttttgttttgtaagtCATGTTCAGCCTccttgaaaataatttatcattgtCGACACGTAAAGtagacaaaattttcttaatcgGATGTTTGACatgaacaaaaattcattaatattttgttaggAGGACTcaattatattgaataatttgagatatttgtaaaaatatagaaagaaatatcaaaataaatcacaaaatgaaaaggaaaggaaaagaaaaacgaaaatcGTGTACATGAATTCCACCACATGGAACGCCATCTATGACTTAATATATTGTTCCAAATTGTCACTCTTTAATTTCACCATCAACCGTCCACTCTCCCAATATTACAAAACTCTCCCCTTCtgaaatataaacaaaacaaaggcTTTAACAACAACATTTTTGGTGTCTTCTTCATTCAATATATAAGTATTCATTCATTTTGGATCAGTTAAGTCGACCGAATAAAATCATAGATAACAAAGGGTTTGATCATCAATGTTGATGGTGATTATTTAGTTGAAAAAACTACCTTAATGTATCGATACTCTTTCCTAaaggtttttaaagattcATACCTACAAAGTTTTACCAccttattgaatttttttttctaataaatgatatattttaccacagatggaaaaaaaattagatctaaatgttattatattggataaattatgttattatatatatgctaATGTTATGTTTGCAAGAGAAATTAAGATTCAAAAAGGGTAATTTCTCGCCCAGACGCGGGCCCACACTGAAAGTCCAAACAATCCTCAATCTCCTTCCTTGCCCAACACGACACCGTTTCTCCAGCGTCTTCCTACTTCCTCCCTTCCTTTCTACTGATTccccttctctcttttcttttaaacctTCCCTTGACTTTCCTCTCCCATGGCTTCCTCTTCCACCAACCTCCACTTTCTCCCATAATAACTCCCCTCTCTTTTCCCTCTTCACCCCATCATCCAAAACCATGCCCTCTCTCACCGCCCCCCATGGCCTTCctctcttcctcctcctcttcctcttcctcttctcctcCGTCTCCGCCCAGTCCCAGCCCTCCCCCGACCCCAGGTCAGACCCTTACCAGTACCGCCTCAGCGGTTCCATGGCCGTCATCATCGTCATCCTCATCGCCGCCCTTTTCTTCATGGCTTTCTTCTCCGTCTACATCCGTCACTGCAACGATTCACAATCCAACACCATCCGCCCTATCACCGTAGCCGCCGGCCGCTCCCGTCGCGCAACCCGCGGTCTCGATCCGGCGGTAATTGAAACATTTCCGACTCTGATTTACTCCGATGTGAAAGAGCATAAAATTGGTAAAAGTGCCCTAGAATGCGCTGTTTGTTTGAATGaatttgaagatgatgaaacGCTGCGTTTGATCCCTAAATGTGACCATGTGTTTCACCCTGAATGTATTGATGCTTGGTTGGCTTCTCACTCTACTTGCCCTGTTTGTCGAGCTAATTTGTCTCCTCAACTCACTGAGTCCGTCCACCGAGTTGACGATTCCAACGCTGTGGTTAACTCGGATACTGACGGAGGTGATATTGAAGCTCAGTCCACTGACGTCGTTTTAGAGACAACGGCTCCACCTACGGTTCAGATACAAACGGAATCAGAGCTCACTACCACGACAGGTAACAAGGCCTTGAATCGGACACGTACACGAGGATCCCGATCCAATAGATTGCGGTGGCTATTTCCCCGGTCTCACTCGACCGGACACTCCTTGGTTCAGCCTGGGGAAGACACTGAGCGGTTTACTCTCCGGTTGCCAGTGGAGATAAGAAAGCAAGTTGTGAACCGGAAGCTGAACCGGGCGATGAGTATGGTGGTTTTGGCCAGGCAGAGCAGTTCGATGAGAGGATACAGGTTTGGTTCAGGTGAAGGGAGTAGTCGAGGGAAGTATTACCGGAGGCTCGAGCGGTTGGACCGAACATCGAAGTCGGACCGGTGGGTGTTGTCAATGACACCGCCGTTTTTCACGCGTATGTCGTCGATGAAGACTCCACGTGGAGGGAGTAACCGCGGTGAACCCGGTTCGGGCCGAGAACTTGGACAGGGAAATACCGCTGTCGAATCAAGTATGCTTCCGGTCtgaagtagttttttttttattttattcttatatgattttttggccacattatataaaaatttaaattagtcgTGAATTTCCCGAGGGGAAATTTGctttttgtttcataaaaatttacatacattaattaaaagtaatgtGTACATAAATTCTtgtttattattctttctatAACTATAGATGTTGGTCTTAGACGTGTTGAACTGTTGATTATAATAAACaatgtaacaatttttttttatgttttaaaaaatattttctccaaattgaagggtgttttttttaatcaaggattatttagagtaaattacaaatttgcaCCTATagtttgaaagaagaaaaaaaagttggaatcTAATCTAATAAATAGAATTTTATAAGTAGTctaaaaatgtcataaatagTCTCAATTCTATTCTAACTAAATCAATTTCGTctccaattaaatattttttttataaataaggatagaattaaatatatgttttcaaatgaatatagttgaatttattttgtagtaGAAGTAGATATGGGCTAATACATTCTAATAGAcgattaatttgaaaatattgagcATAGGTTAGTTAAAGAAATGTAGGTGTGTCTTAGCATAACAATTGGacattaaatataagataaagaAATTCAATCTTTCCAAACATCAACTTGGCTATCATTTTAATAGAGTGGTTTTTTTAGGGTGTAATAGTAATCATAGTAGACGTTTAGATTACCGAACATTTCTCGAGAGAGGAAAGTGTTAGGAATGTTTGCGGCCTAGAATGGAACGATGACTTTTTCGTCcatatattatctttttatatcTACAAGACTAactaagaaaattaaactattgtGAAATATTTCTGATTGATtaatcttctcttttcttgttcgatataaattttgtcaatttttttgaaattttttacgaactctaatattttcaaaactcaaaatcaaggtgtatatatgatacaaatttaattgCTTGTTAACCATGGGTTGTTTGTCGCATCTAACAATGTCACATTTTATTTCCCATTAAATTTGATACATAAGTTAAAAGGTGTGACTTCTATAAAAGATTATATTTAAACGATACACACAAAAGATTATATTTAAACGATACACACaaagtcattaattttttatttaacttttttttttttcacaaagagacaaaaaaattttagtttgaaataattgagaaTACAAAGAAAAGCCCAGctgtcactttttttttataattgttttcttttgagaatatattctcaaaatgtCTTTGGAtcatcatatttttatatttctattaaCAAAACCACTTTATTAATAgctttagtatatatatattacaaatatttttgtgaatgtgtattattaatattatgcTAATGTTTAGTACTGACCTAATTATTTAGCTTTTAGCTATGTtgatattagaaaaaaagtaataaataacttttgttGGAtgttattgtaaatattttttttatgatagaTCAATTTAGATGTAGTATAATTAAGTGACTAAAAGgtctataatttaaattattttatatttttattatattcaatcatttatatttattctttaatatCAAAGTCGACGTAAGTATGATGAAAATATTACTAACAATATGTATCTaactaaaaattgaatgttaaaaaaaccttcattttatcatttgtaTAAATGGACATAATATAAGATAATAAGGGGATAAAGATCATGGACtaatgtgtgtgtatatatagtatatttaATCACGAGATTTCTAAAAAAACGAatatagattataaaaaagtgaagatCTTTCTATATAAGATAGTGTAAAGAAAATTTGGGTGTATAGTTTAATCATGaaagaataattgaaaactttttaGAGATGTGATTATCTAAAGTAAGagatatgattttttttttttttttttttttgaaataaaagtttagaaaagtGAAATGACCCACAAAGTGCTAAATTTGATTAAACGGtagattttcaaaagaaattattcCTTTGATTCTTTATTTGGTAATTATATTGCGAATGTGTATgtaatgatattatatttcatattatatctTTGCcatgtttaaagaaaatatatatattatgtgaaAGAACTTTGTTGATAAGTATTGGCAGcaaagatatttttgaaaaattatgatttatataccctcttgaaaaaaatttctcttacactatacttaaataaaaaaagtataagcTTTTTATCTTAAAAGCAATCTTAAAGCTATACAAAAATGGTTCttttatttgtcattttttttcttaaaggaaAGTACTTATGATTCTCAAATTATATAGTTGATGGCAAATGTGTTTTCCACTTAACTTGTAATGGGTTTTTCCAATaccttttgaaaagaataaataaataaatcataatgataaggtaacttttttttatgaaagttataaattttagtttttaaaataattagatttaaattatatattcacATCAACCCTAAGATTATTTAACAATGAGAAACtaatatagattaaaattatattaatttttttattaaattattaaataatatttatttaagagttaacttaatttttttttataactcaAACCTACcattttctgtttgattttgaaatgaaactaGAGTGCAATGGTTGATTTAATATTGCATCATAATAAAGTGATTGTTCGattatatcataaaaaataaattaagagacTATTTAACCCTTGCAAATACGTTGAATTAATGTTTAGAGAGTCGGaacaatattttaacttaaaacagtagaattattttcaaacaagtGTAACTCTTATTGTCTGtaaacaaattcatatttgtttgataattcactaaaaacattttttttttaattttcgcacaccaaaaagtaaataatttatcaaatacaaaagtaAAACTTAAAGacagaaaatgaatgaatgaattacCAAAGCATACTCTAAATTAATGATCTCTTACATATGAGAAGTGCAATCACTTTTCACTTGTAAGTACCATCAATCATACGTAATAAtcattttgaataaattacATAAGCTCTCTcttaaagtaattttaaagCTACACGAATCccttattttctctcttttctgcttctcttttttttagagcaaagttttttcttttagtgtaagtgtgtgtatatgatatgatatttgtcattttgtctaaaaggaaaatttgtaTCTTATCCTAAATGATTTAATATAACCACTTTAATGCATTAAGTTCTaatcttctttttatctttgCAACTAATGATGCTGGTTGTGTGTATGgtgtatatttatatatatatatatatatatatatatatatatatgtatattgataaaagaatgtaaatgtaacattctattttctatgaaattaaataagggGGTATGTATACTTAGCTAGAAGATTAATGGGATATAAAGTGGTATACACtgaacataattaaatttagagaaTTTACTCCATCACTAGTTTAATCAAAGAAACGGATTAAATTgtggttaaattaaaaatgtggTCTTTAGACgttgaataataatatgttttatatgttttaatttagaattttatagGTTATTCTTAGTTTTAGTTTGGTATCTATAGTTTTGAACTTCTCATAAACCACGTCTAAAtgatgatttatatatatatttttcatttttactctATATTTGCACGTTAAACACAATGCATAAACATAGTAGTGATAAAGACAATTAAACAAAGATTCTACGAAATCATAAGTGACAATGTTGAGACAtgcaattttagttttatatgtTTAGTAGTACGaggtttcatctcaaaaccatTTGATAATTAGAGGAGTAACTCATCAATCTTATAAAAGTGTGTGTTTTCTTGGTTTTTAGAATGTCGACTCTCAACACACATCTCAACATTATCAACGAATCTAAAGTTCAAAAACTAGTCTAGACTTGACCTAGATTCATTCAAGTTTGAACTGACATCAATCTGTGGCCGACTTAGTctaaacaaattcatttatttatttgattggaCATGAATCATGATTTTTATAATGATGGCCAACCCGTTTAGAACATTTTTTTGGATAGGTCCATCGGGTCGACCACTAAACTCAAATATATATGGCATATGcttatatttatagttttcatatattatattttgtgtattaaaaggtaaaagtttttaaattcttttctttttaagtattaaaactaataaaaaacttaagacaaataaattgtaaataaaatgttacaatataacaatattaGGAATTTTATCcagaaaagtaataaaaatataaaggaatttcaaaaaatacaacgacaaaatattttaaaaaatgacttgATTTTGTTAGATATGCggtaattattttgatattttgttatatttataaaaatttctcaaatataaaataaatttaataaacttgAATAGCGagtcattgaaaaaaaaaaatataaaagatgcatatattttcaaataattatatcatgTGCTAATCCAATGTGCATGTTTAAGCCCAAACTTAAATTTGATCTAAGTATCTAAGCGGAAGCCAAAGCCAAAGTGTTGGACTATTAGGTTTGGTATTGATGGTTGAGTCGATCTAATCTAAACCCAAACAATGCCTTAGTTCTACTGCTTTGGGCCTTAGTCTAAATAATGCTTGTTTAGACCATTGACTTCATTCCTAAGAGACGAGTGAAAAGTTTCATTTGGTTGAAGATTAAAGGAGAGAGGGAAGAATAAATTATGAACTcccttccatttctttttttcttttcaaatatagagacaatacaataatatattttaatacataGTAAgtgtattgatatttttattatatttataaatttaaaatggttttgatgaaagaaatgcaccaaaaagagaagaatatgTTAATAtgttgaatgaaaattgaagtatAAGGATCAAAATTAGTGTTCATGGAGTGGGTACCACTGTTCATTCAACGTGTCTCCTCCAATGAAAGACCTCAAAATTGCCAAATCATGCgacccttctctctctctcccctgTTCCAGCGAGACTTTATTTTCCTTTCCAACTCTCgctttgtttcttcttcttctcccctTTTCCCTTCTCGCCTCTAAATTCTTTTAAGCAATTCCAGGCTGCTGAACAGTTGGGTGAACCTCATTTAAAGAACCCATTTCAAAGATGCATTCATTTGGGTTCAGAGCCAACGCTTTGCTCACCTTCGCCGCCACCATTCTCGCCGTCATTTGTGCTTTCGCTTCCTTTTCCGATACCCTCAACTCCCCTTCACCCACTGCACAAGTTCAGgtctcccttcttcttcttcttcttcttctctcctcATCTTTctgggttttcttttccttccccTTTTAGATCTGTggattcatttttcttgaatttccACACCCATTTGGtgatttgatttggttttcttgtttttgtgtCTTAGGTTCTCAGCATCAATTGGTTTCAAAAGCAACCCAATGGAAATGATGAGGTATGATCTCATGGactttcttgtttctttaGTATTTGATGAAGTGGGGTTCTATTGGGTTTGTGAAAATTTGTGTGAGAAGAGGGAATGAACGGCATTTCAGTTTCCTGACGTGTTGAACTTTAGGGGTCCTTTTTCtccctctttttccttttgtacTGCatgatttgttatttgatgtaATGAAATGGGACATTagtgtatttgaaaattatgaaaagttGTTGGGGAGAAGGCCCAAGTTGGTTATTGGAGAACATGTAGTCTCGAAAATTAGGGCACGTACCTAAGAATGTTGATGTTGGTTGTTCCTTGTTCGAATCCTTTCTCGCCCGCAGCCAGTCAAAAAGGGCAGACTTTTCCCTTGTGTGTATGAAAATCATGGTTGGGGGAAATTATCTGAGGTTTCGTCTTCTTAGGATTGCCAGGATACCATTAGACCAAATAACCATGACCTTACTCCTGAAGAAAGTAccaaaaatgaattgaaacgCCTCTTCACTCCTTCTAGAGAAGCACCAGCTTAGACCGAACAGACGTAAAACATATTTTgctgttttatatatatatatatatatgtaggaAACAATATTTAGCGTGTCTCTAATCCAGTCGAATGCTGTTTCTTCTTATCTGATGGAAAGCCGTGTTTTTCTTAGATAACTGATGGTGGGTTGGCTGTAATCTTGACTAGGGGTTCTGTAATTTCATTAAGAGATTATTTCTAACTCTATCATTTTTAACTCTGTCAACCTTGATCCCCTCCTCTCCCCCCTTTTTAGGTTTCTCTACTATGCTcgttgtataattctcttctactttgagttttacattaataaagaagcttgtctccatctaaaaaaaatcttagcAAGATTGATTACTTGATGGATTTTTAGATACacaaatatatgaattatgaGGAGAAATTTATTGAATACGTCAAGTAAATGCGTGGATATATTGAGAAAGTAAAGATCCCACAGGATAGTATAATAAAGAGGTCTTTTTCTCACTCTAGGTAAGAAAGTGATCAAGGaaagttaaagttaaaagagGACTTTTCTTTCTGTTGAGTTCTTTGAAATGataagtttcttttctttgattgtGTAAGTGTGAGATTGAGTGTGGATAGGTTTCTTGGCGCTGATTAACTCCAACAACATTCGCCCTTAAGCTAGGCTTCCATGACTCCATCATCTTCATGAACGAGTCATTTTTCAATGCTTTTGATGAATATGTATGTAATATCATCTCCGACCTTATAGTCGTATTGTAATAATTCTCTATTTATGATTAGATCTCTAGGGAAATTATATTTGACTTTTTTGTGATTATTCCCTTTGTGAAAAGGTAGACTTGGTGTGAGAACGATTGACAAGCTTATTATCCCAAAACAATGTACTCCTTTCTTCTTGAAGGACACTTTGGTCAATGATAAggaactgaaaaaaaaaatcaaataggcACAAGCACATTTTTTAGAAGAGGATTGATGGGAGcttattatcataaaataatgCAATTACTCTTTCTTGATTATTTGA
Coding sequences:
- the LOC101212548 gene encoding E3 ubiquitin-protein ligase ATL6 — translated: MPSLTAPHGLPLFLLLFLFLFSSVSAQSQPSPDPRSDPYQYRLSGSMAVIIVILIAALFFMAFFSVYIRHCNDSQSNTIRPITVAAGRSRRATRGLDPAVIETFPTLIYSDVKEHKIGKSALECAVCLNEFEDDETLRLIPKCDHVFHPECIDAWLASHSTCPVCRANLSPQLTESVHRVDDSNAVVNSDTDGGDIEAQSTDVVLETTAPPTVQIQTESELTTTTGNKALNRTRTRGSRSNRLRWLFPRSHSTGHSLVQPGEDTERFTLRLPVEIRKQVVNRKLNRAMSMVVLARQSSSMRGYRFGSGEGSSRGKYYRRLERLDRTSKSDRWVLSMTPPFFTRMSSMKTPRGGSNRGEPGSGRELGQGNTAVESSMLPV